From the Amycolatopsis thermoflava N1165 genome, one window contains:
- the hemW gene encoding radical SAM family heme chaperone HemW, with the protein MAFALPEHALAGLGTRPFGVYVHVPFCATRCGYCDFNTYTAGELGTSASPESWLEGLRRELDLGARALGNAPAAETVFVGGGTPSLLGASGLADVLDAVRESFGLAPGAEVTTESNPESTSPEFFSGLREAGYTRISLGMQSAASHVLKILDRTHTPGRPVAAAKEARAAGFEHVNLDVIYGTPGERTADLRASLDAVLEAGVDHVSAYSLIVEDGTALARRVRRGELPAPDEDVLAADYELIDSVLSAAGLSWYEVSNWAASEAAACRHNLGYWRGGDWWGAGPGAHSHVGGVRWWNVKHPARYAAALADGGSPEADREVLTPEEQAFERIMLELRLAEGLPVSALTADGALEAEAAVAEGLLDAAALADKQRCVLTFRGRLLADGLVRRLAP; encoded by the coding sequence GTGGCGTTCGCACTGCCGGAGCACGCGCTGGCCGGGCTGGGGACGCGGCCCTTCGGCGTGTACGTGCACGTGCCCTTCTGCGCGACGCGGTGCGGCTACTGCGACTTCAACACCTACACCGCCGGTGAGCTGGGCACGAGCGCGTCGCCCGAGTCGTGGCTGGAGGGGTTGCGGCGCGAGCTGGACCTCGGCGCGCGGGCGCTGGGCAACGCGCCGGCGGCCGAGACGGTCTTCGTCGGCGGCGGCACCCCGTCGTTGCTGGGCGCCTCCGGGCTGGCCGACGTGCTGGACGCGGTGCGCGAGTCGTTCGGGCTGGCGCCGGGGGCCGAGGTCACCACCGAGTCCAACCCGGAGTCGACGTCGCCGGAGTTCTTTTCCGGGCTTCGCGAGGCCGGGTACACGCGGATCTCGCTGGGGATGCAGTCGGCGGCCTCGCACGTGCTGAAGATCCTGGACCGCACGCACACGCCGGGCCGCCCGGTGGCCGCCGCGAAGGAGGCGAGGGCCGCCGGGTTCGAGCACGTGAACCTCGACGTCATCTACGGCACGCCGGGGGAGCGGACCGCGGACCTGCGCGCCTCGCTCGACGCGGTGCTGGAGGCCGGGGTCGACCACGTGTCGGCGTACTCGCTGATCGTCGAGGACGGCACCGCGCTGGCCCGGCGGGTGCGGCGAGGTGAGCTGCCCGCGCCGGACGAGGACGTGCTGGCGGCGGACTACGAGCTGATCGACTCGGTGCTGTCGGCGGCCGGGCTGAGCTGGTACGAGGTGTCGAACTGGGCGGCCTCGGAGGCGGCCGCGTGCCGGCACAACCTGGGCTACTGGCGGGGCGGCGACTGGTGGGGCGCGGGGCCGGGCGCGCACAGCCACGTCGGCGGGGTGCGGTGGTGGAACGTGAAGCACCCGGCGCGCTACGCCGCGGCGCTGGCCGACGGCGGGTCCCCGGAGGCGGACCGCGAGGTGCTGACGCCCGAGGAGCAGGCCTTCGAGCGGATCATGCTGGAGCTGCGGCTCGCCGAGGGGCTGCCGGTGTCCGCGCTGACCGCCGACGGGGCGCTGGAGGCCGAGGCCGCGGTCGCCGAGGGGCTGCTGGACGCCGCCGCGCTCGCCGACAAGCAGCGGTGCGTGCTGACCTTCCGTGGACGCCTGCTGGCCGACGGCCTCGTGCGGCGGCTCGCTCCCTGA
- a CDS encoding GNAT family N-acetyltransferase, giving the protein MTTDRLLLRPWTGAEAAAVRAGDRRPDWAGDFPAHGDVVIAGLLAERPDWLTAFGHHLVVERATRLVVGSIGLFWPPEDGVVEIGYGIVPSRHGRRYAAEATVALTGFALTSPDVRSVSAQVERSNPASVRVLEAAGFTFVADEGEVLRFSRS; this is encoded by the coding sequence TTGACCACTGATCGTCTTCTGCTGCGACCGTGGACCGGGGCGGAGGCCGCCGCCGTCCGCGCCGGCGATCGCCGCCCGGACTGGGCCGGTGACTTCCCCGCCCACGGTGACGTCGTGATCGCCGGGCTGCTCGCCGAGCGCCCGGACTGGCTCACCGCGTTCGGGCACCACCTGGTCGTCGAGCGGGCCACCCGGCTCGTCGTGGGTTCGATCGGCCTGTTCTGGCCGCCTGAGGACGGCGTCGTGGAGATCGGCTACGGCATCGTGCCGAGCCGCCACGGGCGGCGGTACGCCGCGGAGGCCACCGTCGCGCTGACCGGGTTCGCGCTCACCTCGCCGGACGTGCGTAGCGTGTCCGCCCAGGTCGAGCGTTCCAACCCGGCTTCGGTGCGAGTGCTCGAAGCGGCCGGGTTTACGTTCGTCGCCGACGAGGGTGAGGTGCTCCGCTTCAGCCGGTCGTAG
- a CDS encoding (2Fe-2S)-binding protein has product MEITVTVNGQQHTRDVEPRLLLVHFLRDELGLTGTHWGCDTSNCGACVVWLDETPVKSCTVLAVMADGRRVRTVEGLGDSTRLDPVQQGFTECHGLQCGFCTPGMMLTARWLLDHQPDPSEEDIREAISGQLCRCTGYENIVKSIRWAAEHDTAAAAVPEESTVDSTEVSA; this is encoded by the coding sequence ATGGAGATCACGGTTACCGTCAACGGGCAGCAGCACACGCGGGACGTCGAACCCCGCCTGCTGCTCGTGCACTTCCTGCGCGACGAGCTGGGCCTGACCGGCACGCACTGGGGCTGCGACACGTCCAACTGCGGCGCGTGCGTGGTGTGGCTGGACGAGACGCCGGTCAAGTCGTGCACGGTGCTCGCGGTGATGGCCGACGGCCGCCGCGTGCGCACCGTCGAGGGACTCGGCGACTCCACCCGGCTGGACCCGGTGCAGCAGGGCTTCACCGAATGCCACGGCCTGCAGTGCGGGTTCTGCACGCCGGGCATGATGCTGACCGCGCGCTGGCTGCTCGACCACCAGCCGGATCCGTCCGAAGAGGACATCCGCGAGGCGATTTCCGGACAGCTGTGCCGGTGCACCGGCTACGAGAACATCGTCAAGTCCATCCGGTGGGCCGCCGAGCACGACACTGCCGCCGCGGCGGTCCCCGAGGAGAGCACCGTGGACAGTACGGAGGTGTCCGCGTGA
- a CDS encoding VC0807 family protein, producing the protein MSNHVRSVVLDVAAPLALFYGLRSATGDTTALVVSMTPPALNAVLTAVRQRRLDALAVAVLAGTALGAVAALLGGGPRELLARGAWFSAPAGLWTLATLFRRQPLTFEVTRTLLPHRATLMDRLWATDGRFRAAWRAITICWGGAALADSALRIVMAYTLPVAVVPALDSVLTIVTIVVLQLPTHLLLRRSGHWRSLFGRPAATTG; encoded by the coding sequence GTGAGCAACCACGTCCGTTCCGTGGTGCTGGACGTCGCCGCACCGCTCGCCCTCTTCTACGGACTCCGCTCGGCCACCGGCGACACGACGGCGCTCGTGGTGAGCATGACGCCACCCGCGCTCAACGCGGTCCTGACCGCGGTCCGGCAACGCCGGCTGGACGCGCTGGCGGTCGCAGTGCTCGCCGGCACCGCGCTCGGCGCCGTCGCGGCGCTGCTCGGCGGCGGCCCACGCGAACTGCTCGCGCGCGGCGCCTGGTTCAGCGCGCCGGCCGGGCTCTGGACGCTCGCGACGCTGTTCCGGCGGCAACCGCTCACCTTCGAGGTGACCAGGACCCTGCTGCCGCACCGCGCGACGCTGATGGACCGCCTGTGGGCCACCGACGGACGGTTCCGGGCGGCCTGGCGGGCCATCACGATCTGCTGGGGCGGCGCGGCGCTCGCCGACAGCGCCCTGCGGATCGTGATGGCCTACACGCTGCCGGTCGCGGTGGTCCCCGCGCTCGACAGTGTGCTGACGATCGTGACGATCGTCGTCCTCCAGCTGCCGACCCACCTGCTGCTGCGGCGCTCCGGCCACTGGCGCAGCCTGTTCGGCCGCCCGGCCGCTACGACCGGCTGA
- a CDS encoding LysR family transcriptional regulator, giving the protein MTLGQLSAFVLVARLGSVTDAARTLGVSEPAVSQALAALRQHHGDKLIVRTANGMTLTPGGSRLLPIATQMVALGADADAAVREANGVAERMHVVVTSTIAEFVADPLLEAFMRRTGQSVDASAGLAQVAEMPVLVTNRLADAALGPRLEGDVASEPMFRCNIVAVAAPGFRPRGGPAQWPWLVDPSGADPGSGTAQLLRRMAVPESAIRVFPNQTAAWSAAANGNGVSLAFEHLVAPQRRRQELVVLPTPVTPRTEYWHLTTLPHNRCSTAANALRHFLGTPAAMQVMRAPGAGVPPSRFRPPVYVTIWS; this is encoded by the coding sequence ATGACGCTCGGTCAGCTGAGCGCCTTCGTCCTCGTGGCCCGGCTCGGCTCGGTGACCGACGCGGCCCGGACCCTCGGCGTCAGCGAACCCGCGGTGTCGCAGGCACTCGCCGCGTTGCGGCAGCACCACGGCGACAAGCTGATCGTGCGCACTGCCAACGGGATGACGCTGACGCCGGGCGGCAGCCGCCTGCTGCCGATCGCCACACAGATGGTAGCCCTCGGGGCGGATGCCGATGCCGCCGTTCGGGAGGCCAATGGCGTAGCCGAACGGATGCACGTCGTGGTCACGAGCACGATCGCGGAGTTCGTCGCGGATCCGTTGCTCGAAGCGTTCATGCGCCGAACGGGCCAGTCGGTGGACGCCTCGGCGGGGCTGGCCCAGGTGGCGGAAATGCCGGTGCTGGTCACGAACCGGCTCGCCGACGCCGCGCTCGGGCCGCGCCTGGAGGGCGATGTGGCGAGCGAGCCAATGTTCCGGTGCAACATCGTCGCCGTTGCGGCGCCTGGGTTCCGGCCCCGCGGCGGGCCTGCGCAGTGGCCGTGGCTGGTCGACCCGTCCGGCGCGGATCCGGGCAGCGGGACGGCACAACTGTTGCGCCGCATGGCCGTTCCGGAATCCGCCATCCGCGTCTTCCCCAACCAGACGGCGGCGTGGTCGGCGGCGGCCAACGGCAACGGGGTGTCGCTCGCTTTCGAGCACCTGGTGGCGCCGCAGCGGCGCAGGCAGGAACTGGTCGTGCTGCCGACGCCCGTCACCCCGCGAACGGAGTACTGGCACCTGACCACGTTGCCGCACAACCGGTGTTCCACCGCGGCGAACGCGCTGCGGCACTTCCTGGGCACCCCGGCGGCGATGCAGGTGATGCGCGCACCGGGCGCCGGGGTGCCGCCGTCCCGCTTCCGGCCACCGGTCTACGTGACCATCTGGAGCTGA
- a CDS encoding MarR family winged helix-turn-helix transcriptional regulator → MASLPVVNQPAHRVGALIDHLARRLRLRSETVLEPLGLRPRHLLALTLVRDRDGISQQTLASTLEMDGTNVVGLLNDLEREQLVERRRSPEDRRRHTVSLTEAGAKTLAKAEFALAAVEDEVFCALDTDQRETLYRLLQTASNGEQPICTETIPDC, encoded by the coding sequence GTGGCCTCCCTGCCGGTTGTGAACCAGCCCGCGCACCGGGTCGGCGCGTTGATCGACCACCTGGCGCGCCGGCTGCGGCTGCGCTCGGAAACCGTGCTGGAGCCACTGGGGCTGCGGCCGCGGCACCTGCTGGCCCTGACCCTGGTGCGGGACCGGGACGGGATCTCGCAGCAGACGCTGGCGAGCACGCTGGAGATGGACGGGACGAACGTCGTGGGCCTGCTCAACGACCTGGAGCGCGAGCAGCTGGTCGAGCGGCGGCGCTCGCCGGAGGACCGCAGGCGGCACACGGTCTCGCTGACCGAGGCCGGGGCGAAGACGCTGGCGAAGGCGGAGTTCGCGCTGGCGGCGGTGGAGGACGAGGTGTTCTGCGCGCTCGACACCGACCAGCGCGAGACGCTCTACCGGCTGCTGCAGACCGCGAGCAACGGCGAGCAGCCGATCTGCACCGAGACGATCCCCGACTGCTGA
- a CDS encoding FAD binding domain-containing protein, which produces MQVPAQFQYERATSVAHALSLLTKFGPESRIVAGGHSLIPMMKLRLAQPQALIDINDLSELARISVEDSTLCVGAMVRHADLLSSAVVGEHFPIFHDAERVIADPVVRNRGTVGGSLCQADPSEDLSAAFAAVRGEAVIEGPGGRRVVPVREFFTGPYQTVVGDNEMLVQLRVPISSSASAYEKVERRAGDWAVAAAGAELRIEGTQLVSVGIGLTALGAPNFHAPEAEEYLLGGPAVDERFAEAGRIAARHCEPVPDQRGPVDYKRHLAEVLTVRALRRARTRWHGNHRQEA; this is translated from the coding sequence ATGCAAGTACCTGCGCAGTTCCAGTACGAACGAGCCACGAGCGTGGCCCACGCGCTGAGTCTGCTGACGAAGTTCGGTCCGGAGAGCCGGATCGTGGCGGGCGGGCACAGTCTCATTCCGATGATGAAGCTGCGCCTGGCCCAGCCACAGGCGCTCATCGACATCAACGACCTGTCCGAATTGGCCCGGATCAGCGTCGAGGACAGCACTTTGTGCGTCGGCGCCATGGTGCGTCACGCCGATCTGCTGTCCTCGGCGGTCGTGGGGGAGCACTTCCCGATCTTCCACGACGCCGAGCGGGTGATCGCCGATCCCGTGGTGCGCAACCGCGGAACGGTCGGCGGTTCGCTGTGCCAGGCCGATCCGTCGGAGGACCTGTCGGCCGCGTTCGCCGCGGTGCGCGGCGAGGCGGTGATCGAAGGACCCGGCGGGCGCCGGGTCGTGCCGGTCCGTGAGTTCTTCACCGGTCCTTACCAGACCGTGGTGGGGGACAACGAAATGCTCGTGCAGCTGCGCGTGCCGATCTCCTCGTCCGCGTCGGCCTACGAAAAGGTCGAGCGCAGGGCGGGGGACTGGGCGGTCGCCGCGGCCGGTGCGGAGCTGCGGATCGAAGGCACGCAACTGGTTTCGGTCGGCATCGGACTCACCGCGCTGGGTGCGCCGAACTTCCACGCGCCGGAGGCCGAGGAGTACCTGCTCGGCGGGCCGGCCGTGGACGAGCGCTTCGCCGAGGCGGGCCGGATCGCCGCCCGGCACTGCGAACCGGTTCCGGACCAGCGCGGTCCCGTCGACTACAAGCGTCACCTCGCGGAGGTCCTCACCGTCCGCGCGCTGCGCCGGGCCCGCACCCGTTGGCACGGCAACCACCGCCAGGAGGCGTGA
- a CDS encoding SigE family RNA polymerase sigma factor: MHFDDFAREQLPGLVRFAAVLTGDPDLAQDLVQEALVRAHEKWARVAETDRPDLYLRKMVVNGHLSWRRRWYQRAVRTVADPAWFREPHAADPAGRIADGAQLKELLSGLSRSQQAAIVLRFYEDRDDDEIASVLGCAVGTVRSHISRGLSVLRVRLGAEMEVA; the protein is encoded by the coding sequence GTGCACTTCGACGATTTCGCCCGCGAGCAGCTGCCGGGGCTGGTGCGGTTCGCGGCGGTCCTGACCGGGGATCCGGACCTGGCCCAGGACCTCGTGCAGGAGGCGCTGGTGCGGGCCCACGAGAAGTGGGCCCGGGTCGCCGAGACCGACCGGCCCGACCTGTACCTGCGGAAGATGGTCGTCAACGGGCACCTGTCGTGGCGGCGCCGCTGGTACCAGCGCGCGGTGCGGACGGTGGCGGACCCGGCGTGGTTCCGCGAGCCGCACGCCGCCGACCCGGCCGGCCGGATCGCTGACGGCGCGCAGCTGAAGGAGCTGCTGTCGGGGCTGAGCCGGTCGCAGCAGGCCGCCATCGTGCTGCGGTTCTACGAGGACCGCGACGACGACGAGATCGCGTCGGTACTCGGCTGCGCGGTGGGCACCGTGCGCAGTCACATCTCCCGCGGCCTGTCCGTGCTGCGGGTCCGCCTGGGCGCCGAGATGGAGGTGGCCTGA
- a CDS encoding putative leader peptide codes for MLLVVRRHVDFRRVASALCRETN; via the coding sequence GTGCTCCTCGTGGTGCGTCGCCACGTCGACTTCCGGCGTGTCGCCAGCGCCCTGTGCCGCGAGACGAACTGA
- a CDS encoding FMN-dependent NADH-azoreductase, translating into MAHLLHIDSSIRGEESVSRRLTARAAAAWRAAHPDGAVTYRDLARNPVPHLGEAGNTARTVPPAQHTEAQAAAWARMQELIGEIKAADTVLLGLPLYNYGPPSEVKAWVDHLIVPGLAFDPETARGLLGDRELIVLASRGGGYGPGTPREGWDHAEPWLPHGLSLTGLEPRVIAAELTLAPHNPAMADLIPLFEQSLATAEKEIDALWVPAAA; encoded by the coding sequence ATGGCGCACCTATTGCACATCGACTCGAGCATCCGCGGCGAGGAGTCCGTCAGCCGCAGGCTGACCGCTCGTGCGGCGGCGGCCTGGCGGGCCGCGCACCCGGACGGCGCCGTCACCTACCGCGACCTCGCCCGGAACCCGGTTCCGCACCTCGGCGAGGCAGGCAACACGGCACGGACGGTTCCGCCCGCGCAGCACACCGAAGCCCAGGCCGCGGCCTGGGCGCGCATGCAGGAGCTGATCGGCGAGATCAAGGCGGCCGACACCGTCCTGCTGGGCCTGCCGCTCTACAACTACGGCCCGCCGAGCGAGGTCAAGGCGTGGGTCGACCACCTGATCGTCCCCGGCCTGGCGTTCGACCCGGAGACCGCGCGCGGGCTGCTCGGCGATCGCGAGCTCATCGTGCTGGCCAGCCGTGGCGGGGGCTACGGCCCGGGCACCCCGCGCGAGGGCTGGGACCACGCCGAGCCGTGGCTGCCGCACGGGCTGTCCCTGACCGGTCTCGAACCGCGCGTGATCGCCGCCGAGCTGACCCTCGCGCCGCACAACCCGGCCATGGCCGACCTGATCCCGCTGTTCGAGCAGAGCCTCGCCACCGCGGAGAAGGAGATCGACGCCCTGTGGGTGCCGGCCGCGGCCTGA
- a CDS encoding aerobic carbon-monoxide dehydrogenase large subunit, with protein MGFGRMHRKEDARFIRGHGQYVDDVNLPGMLHGAVLRSPHAHARIVSIDTSAAEAHPKVKAVITGQTLEGLNLAWMPTLSHDVQAVLATDKVRFQGQEVAFVVADDRYAARDALELIDVEYEALPPVVDARRALEPDAPVIRTDIDGKRDNHIFDWEAGDAARTDEVFARADVVSAQDMLYPRVHPAPMETCGAVAHMDPITGKLTVWTTTQAPHAHRTLYALVAGLPEHKIRVISPDIGGGFGNKVGIYPGYVCAVVGSIVTGKPVKWMEDRSENLMSTSFARDYHMHGEIAATSDGKILGVRVKVLADHGAFNGTAQPTKFPAGFFGVFTGSYDIEAAHCAVTGVYTNKAPGGVAYACSFRITEAVYLVERLVDVLAYDLGMDPAELRMRNLLRPEQFPYVSKTGWEYDSGDYPRALSQAMDIAGYAELREEQKRRAASGDGPLMGIGISFFTEAVGAGPRKHMDILGLGMADGAELRVHPTGKAVLRLSCQSQGQGHETTFAQIVAEELGISPDDIEVVHGDTDQTPFGLGTYGSRSTPVSGGATAVVARRVRERAKIVASAMLEVSPDDLEWEKGRWFVQGDPDSGKTIQEIALAAHSDLELPDGVEGHLDATCVYNPPNLTYPFGAYICVVDVDPETGQVKVRRFVAVDDCGVRINPTIVEGQVHGGLAEGIGMALMQVMAFDEDGNHLGGSFMDYLIPTSMECPSWELGETVTPSPHHPIGAKGIGESATVGSPAAVVNAVLDALKPYGVRHADMPLTPAAVWRAMQNRPLRTDLAIT; from the coding sequence ATGGGGTTCGGGCGTATGCACCGCAAGGAGGACGCCCGGTTCATCCGCGGTCACGGGCAGTACGTCGACGACGTGAACCTGCCCGGGATGCTGCACGGCGCGGTGCTGCGCAGCCCGCACGCCCATGCGCGCATCGTGTCCATCGACACGAGCGCGGCGGAGGCACACCCGAAGGTGAAGGCCGTCATCACCGGCCAGACCCTGGAGGGGCTGAACCTCGCCTGGATGCCGACGCTCTCGCACGACGTGCAGGCCGTGCTGGCCACCGACAAGGTGCGGTTCCAGGGCCAGGAGGTCGCCTTCGTCGTCGCCGACGACCGCTACGCCGCACGCGACGCGCTGGAGCTGATCGACGTCGAGTACGAGGCGCTGCCGCCCGTCGTCGACGCCCGCCGCGCGCTGGAGCCGGACGCGCCCGTGATCCGCACCGACATCGACGGCAAGCGGGACAACCACATCTTCGACTGGGAAGCAGGCGACGCCGCGCGCACCGACGAGGTGTTCGCCCGCGCCGACGTGGTGTCCGCGCAGGACATGCTGTACCCGCGGGTGCACCCGGCGCCGATGGAGACCTGCGGCGCGGTGGCCCACATGGACCCCATCACCGGGAAGCTCACCGTGTGGACGACCACGCAGGCGCCGCACGCGCACCGCACCCTGTACGCGCTGGTGGCCGGCCTGCCCGAGCACAAGATCCGGGTCATCTCGCCGGACATCGGCGGCGGGTTCGGCAACAAGGTCGGCATCTACCCGGGTTACGTGTGCGCGGTGGTCGGCTCGATCGTCACCGGCAAACCGGTGAAGTGGATGGAGGACCGCTCGGAGAACCTGATGAGCACGTCCTTCGCCCGCGACTACCACATGCACGGCGAGATCGCGGCCACCAGCGACGGGAAGATCCTCGGGGTGCGGGTCAAGGTCCTCGCCGACCACGGCGCGTTCAACGGCACCGCGCAGCCGACGAAGTTCCCCGCCGGGTTCTTCGGCGTCTTCACCGGTTCCTACGACATCGAGGCGGCGCACTGCGCGGTCACCGGCGTCTACACCAACAAGGCGCCCGGTGGTGTCGCCTACGCGTGTTCGTTCCGCATCACCGAAGCGGTCTACCTGGTCGAGCGGCTGGTCGACGTGCTGGCCTACGACCTCGGGATGGACCCGGCGGAGCTGCGGATGCGCAATCTGCTCAGGCCGGAGCAGTTCCCGTACGTCAGCAAGACCGGCTGGGAGTACGACTCCGGCGACTACCCGCGCGCGCTGAGCCAGGCGATGGACATCGCCGGCTACGCGGAACTGCGGGAGGAGCAGAAGCGGCGCGCGGCGAGCGGGGACGGTCCGCTGATGGGCATCGGCATCAGCTTCTTCACCGAGGCCGTCGGCGCCGGGCCGCGCAAGCACATGGACATCCTCGGGCTGGGCATGGCCGACGGCGCCGAGCTGCGCGTGCACCCGACCGGCAAGGCCGTGCTGCGGCTGTCCTGCCAGAGCCAGGGTCAGGGGCACGAGACGACGTTCGCGCAGATCGTGGCCGAGGAGCTGGGCATCTCGCCGGACGACATCGAGGTCGTGCACGGCGACACCGACCAGACGCCGTTCGGCCTGGGCACCTACGGGTCCCGGTCGACGCCGGTGTCCGGCGGGGCGACCGCGGTGGTGGCGCGGCGGGTCCGCGAGCGGGCCAAGATCGTCGCCTCGGCCATGCTGGAGGTGAGCCCGGACGACCTGGAGTGGGAGAAGGGCCGCTGGTTCGTCCAAGGGGACCCGGACTCCGGCAAGACCATCCAGGAGATCGCGCTGGCCGCGCACTCCGACCTGGAACTGCCCGACGGCGTCGAGGGGCACCTGGACGCGACCTGCGTCTACAACCCGCCGAACCTGACCTACCCGTTCGGCGCCTACATCTGCGTCGTCGACGTCGACCCGGAGACCGGGCAGGTGAAGGTGCGCCGGTTCGTCGCGGTCGACGACTGCGGCGTCCGGATCAACCCGACGATCGTCGAGGGCCAGGTGCACGGCGGGCTGGCCGAGGGCATCGGGATGGCGCTGATGCAGGTGATGGCGTTCGACGAGGACGGCAACCACCTCGGCGGGTCGTTCATGGACTACCTGATCCCGACGTCGATGGAGTGTCCGTCGTGGGAGCTGGGCGAGACGGTCACCCCGTCGCCGCACCACCCCATCGGCGCCAAGGGCATCGGCGAGTCCGCGACCGTCGGCTCGCCCGCGGCTGTGGTCAACGCGGTGCTCGACGCGCTCAAACCGTACGGGGTGCGGCACGCGGACATGCCGCTGACCCCGGCAGCCGTGTGGCGCGCGATGCAGAACCGTCCACTCCGGACAGATTTGGCGATCACGTGA